The Campylobacter sp. CN_NE2 genome contains a region encoding:
- a CDS encoding 30S ribosomal protein S1 yields MPKVNEKVQDNAEFENEDFAAMLEESYKKTERDEVGEGRIVAIKDSEVFVDVGRKSEGVLEISEITDENGNLLFKEGDSIKVAITGSRGGRPLVSYKKALKKEKVKEFIEKFDENAENIFDVKIVSFNKGGYVCVNSDSVEFFMPRSQSAFKHSNSVIGKSYKVKVIKIDKDEQSVVVSRKKLLDEDRKVKKEAISKIVENDGVIEGVVKKITTYGMFVDVGGVDGLVHYSEISYKGPVNPNSLYKEGDKVPVKVIKYDNDKRHLSLSIKGAMPDPWDEIKDSLEVGDTIQVTVSNIEPYGAFVDLGNDIEGFLHISEISWDKNIKNPKDFISEGDEIDVEVVEINAAERRLRVSLKNLLAKPFDEFNEAYKVGDVVKGVVTTITNFGAFIKIGSVEGLLHNEDASWDRNEKCKNLFKVGDEVEVKIIKIDNETQKISLNRKDLADSPVNEYAKSHAQGSIVKGKIRDIKDFGVFVELGDNVDALIRKEDLGAIDPANLKVGDEIEAAIAFIDEKKNRIRLSIKRLAKQKEREDLDKFNSESDDKMTLGDLIKDQLAN; encoded by the coding sequence AAAAGTTCAAGATAACGCAGAATTCGAAAACGAAGATTTTGCGGCAATGTTGGAAGAGTCTTACAAAAAGACTGAAAGAGATGAAGTTGGCGAGGGTAGAATCGTCGCTATAAAAGACAGCGAAGTATTTGTCGATGTCGGTAGAAAATCAGAAGGTGTTTTAGAAATCTCTGAAATAACTGACGAAAACGGCAATTTGCTTTTTAAAGAAGGCGATTCTATAAAAGTTGCTATCACAGGTAGCAGAGGCGGTCGTCCGCTAGTGTCATACAAAAAAGCACTTAAAAAAGAAAAAGTTAAAGAATTTATCGAAAAATTCGATGAAAATGCAGAAAATATTTTCGATGTAAAAATCGTTTCTTTTAACAAAGGTGGCTATGTATGCGTAAATTCCGACAGTGTTGAATTTTTTATGCCTCGTTCGCAAAGTGCATTTAAACACTCAAATTCAGTAATCGGCAAATCATATAAAGTAAAAGTTATTAAAATCGACAAAGACGAGCAAAGCGTGGTTGTTTCTCGCAAAAAACTTTTAGATGAAGACAGAAAAGTCAAAAAAGAAGCGATTTCAAAAATCGTTGAAAATGACGGCGTCATCGAAGGTGTCGTTAAAAAAATTACAACTTATGGTATGTTTGTTGATGTCGGTGGCGTAGATGGGCTAGTTCATTACAGCGAAATTAGCTACAAAGGTCCTGTTAATCCAAATTCGCTTTACAAAGAAGGCGACAAGGTTCCTGTAAAAGTTATCAAATATGACAATGACAAAAGACATTTATCACTTTCAATCAAAGGCGCAATGCCTGATCCATGGGACGAAATCAAAGATAGCTTAGAAGTCGGCGATACTATCCAAGTAACAGTTAGCAACATAGAGCCTTATGGTGCGTTTGTTGATTTGGGAAATGACATTGAAGGCTTTTTGCATATCAGCGAAATTTCTTGGGATAAAAATATCAAAAATCCAAAAGACTTCATTTCAGAAGGCGATGAAATCGATGTCGAAGTCGTTGAAATCAACGCAGCAGAAAGAAGATTAAGAGTAAGCCTTAAAAATTTATTAGCTAAACCATTTGACGAATTTAACGAAGCTTACAAAGTAGGCGATGTTGTCAAAGGCGTAGTGACGACTATCACAAATTTTGGTGCATTTATTAAAATCGGAAGCGTTGAAGGTCTTTTGCATAATGAAGATGCTTCTTGGGATAGAAATGAAAAATGCAAAAATTTATTCAAAGTCGGCGACGAAGTAGAAGTAAAAATCATCAAAATCGATAATGAAACGCAAAAAATCTCTCTAAATCGCAAAGATTTAGCCGATAGCCCTGTAAATGAGTATGCAAAATCTCACGCACAAGGCAGTATCGTAAAAGGCAAAATTCGCGATATTAAAGATTTTGGTGTGTTTGTCGAACTTGGCGATAATGTCGATGCGCTAATCCGCAAAGAAGATTTAGGCGCGATTGATCCTGCGAATTTGAAAGTAGGCGATGAAATCGAAGCTGCGATTGCATTTATCGATGAAAAGAAAAATAGAATTCGCCTAAGCATTAAACGCCTTGCAAAACAAAAAGAGCGTGAAGATTTAGATAAATTCAACAGCGAAAGCGACGATAAAATGACGCTTGGCGATCTTATCAAAGATCAACTTGCAAATTAA
- the trmD gene encoding tRNA (guanosine(37)-N1)-methyltransferase TrmD, giving the protein MNFIFITLFENLVKPYFGDSILKRACEKNLISTHFFNPREFTANRYKKVDEYMIGGGAGLLMQCEPLANTIEKVKTKFENVKFIYLTPVGKKFTQNDAKRLSKEQNLCFICGRYEGIDERIIEKYINEVFCIGDFVLTGGELPALCMCDSIARNIKGVLGNESSLEIESFENELLEAPSFAKPDNFANLSIISEFLKGNHAKIQALKFSMANSKTRFFRPDMFRKIKYRQKGKL; this is encoded by the coding sequence ATGAATTTTATCTTTATCACACTTTTTGAAAATCTTGTAAAGCCCTACTTTGGGGATTCTATTTTAAAAAGGGCATGTGAAAAGAATTTGATTTCAACACATTTTTTTAACCCACGCGAATTTACCGCAAACAGATATAAAAAAGTCGATGAGTATATGATCGGCGGTGGAGCCGGACTTCTTATGCAGTGCGAACCTTTGGCGAATACGATTGAAAAAGTAAAAACTAAATTTGAAAATGTAAAATTCATATACCTTACGCCTGTGGGTAAAAAATTCACTCAAAATGACGCAAAACGGCTAAGCAAGGAGCAAAATTTATGCTTTATTTGTGGCAGATACGAAGGAATCGATGAACGCATTATCGAAAAATATATCAATGAAGTTTTTTGCATAGGCGATTTTGTGCTAACGGGTGGCGAGTTACCGGCACTTTGTATGTGCGATAGTATCGCACGAAACATAAAAGGCGTTTTGGGAAATGAAAGTTCGCTTGAAATCGAAAGTTTTGAAAACGAACTTTTAGAAGCACCGTCGTTTGCAAAACCTGATAATTTTGCAAATTTGAGTATAATTTCAGAGTTTTTAAAGGGAAATCACGCTAAAATACAAGCTTTGAAATTTAGTATGGCGAACTCAAAAACAAGGTTCTTTCGCCCCGATATGTTCCGCAAAATCAAGTATCGCCAAAAAGGAAAACTATGA
- the rplS gene encoding 50S ribosomal protein L19 — MRNKYIEAFENAQIASKSVPEFRAGDTLKVALRIREGDKSRVQNFEGVCIARRGSGVGETFIIRKIGANNVGVERIFPIFSESIEGIEVLRRGRVRRSKLFYLRERRGKAAKIKELRK; from the coding sequence ATGAGAAATAAATACATCGAAGCATTTGAAAACGCTCAAATCGCTAGTAAGTCTGTGCCTGAATTTCGTGCAGGCGATACGCTAAAAGTCGCTCTTCGCATTAGAGAAGGAGACAAAAGCAGAGTTCAAAATTTTGAAGGCGTTTGTATAGCTAGACGCGGAAGTGGCGTAGGCGAAACATTTATTATCCGCAAAATCGGCGCAAACAATGTCGGCGTTGAGAGAATTTTTCCTATTTTTAGCGAAAGTATCGAAGGTATCGAAGTGCTAAGAAGAGGTCGCGTTAGACGCTCAAAACTATTCTATCTACGCGAAAGACGCGGTAAAGCTGCTAAAATCAAAGAACTTAGAAAATAA
- the serA gene encoding phosphoglycerate dehydrogenase has protein sequence MKTIIVCDAIHNIGFEILGKEKDIKVIDASSVEKDELLGMLGDADVAITRSPTPVDEKFLEAGKNLKAVVRAGVGVDNCDIDACSKRGIILMNVPTANTIAAVEMTMCHLINSARKYVNACNDLKINRIWKREKWYGIELYKKTLGIIGFGNIGSRVGVRALGFGMNVIAYDPYIDPSKATNVGVKYTTNFEDILSCDFITIHTPKNKETINMIDEPEIAKMKDGVRLINVARGGLYNENALINNLKNGKIAYLGIDVFDKEPANNHPFLDFENVTATAHLGANTLESQSNIAVEAAEAAINAARGICYPNALNLPIRTENLPQEIEPYINLISKMAYFAAQINKGAIKSIKLEGSGKIVEYLNSMLIFAIVGALRDSAGDLINYVNAKFIADEKGIVCEANEIHSTSIKNKVRVKIVTDKDVATIDGTVFDESEGRIININGFKTDFKPKGKMIVFKNTDVPGVIANISRILADAKINIADFRLGRGEDGNALAVILVDQDITKEILDKLGALEACLMVRYAVL, from the coding sequence ATGAAGACTATTATAGTATGCGATGCAATTCACAATATTGGTTTTGAAATTTTAGGTAAAGAAAAAGATATTAAAGTGATTGACGCTTCAAGCGTGGAAAAAGACGAGCTTTTAGGTATGCTTGGCGATGCCGATGTTGCTATCACAAGAAGCCCGACGCCTGTTGATGAAAAATTCCTTGAAGCAGGAAAAAATTTAAAAGCCGTCGTTAGAGCTGGGGTTGGTGTCGATAACTGCGACATTGACGCTTGTTCGAAACGGGGAATTATTTTGATGAATGTCCCTACGGCAAATACCATTGCTGCTGTTGAGATGACTATGTGTCATCTGATAAATTCGGCACGAAAATATGTAAATGCTTGTAATGATTTAAAAATCAACCGAATTTGGAAACGCGAAAAATGGTATGGCATAGAGCTTTATAAAAAAACGCTTGGTATTATTGGCTTTGGAAATATCGGCTCTCGCGTTGGCGTTAGAGCGCTTGGCTTTGGTATGAATGTCATCGCGTATGACCCTTATATCGACCCGTCAAAAGCGACAAATGTCGGCGTGAAATATACAACGAATTTCGAAGATATTTTATCATGCGATTTTATTACGATTCATACGCCAAAAAACAAAGAAACTATAAATATGATTGATGAGCCTGAAATCGCTAAAATGAAAGACGGCGTTCGTTTGATAAATGTCGCTCGTGGTGGGCTTTATAACGAAAACGCGCTTATAAACAACCTTAAAAACGGCAAAATCGCATATCTTGGTATCGATGTTTTTGATAAAGAACCGGCAAATAACCACCCGTTTTTGGATTTTGAAAATGTAACCGCGACGGCGCATTTAGGGGCTAATACGCTTGAATCTCAAAGCAATATCGCAGTTGAAGCTGCCGAAGCAGCCATAAATGCAGCTCGTGGAATTTGTTATCCAAATGCGCTAAATTTACCGATTCGCACAGAAAATTTACCACAAGAGATTGAGCCTTATATAAATTTGATTTCAAAAATGGCGTATTTTGCTGCGCAAATCAACAAAGGTGCGATTAAATCAATCAAACTTGAAGGTAGCGGTAAAATCGTAGAATATCTAAATTCTATGCTTATTTTTGCGATTGTAGGTGCCTTGCGTGATAGTGCAGGGGATTTGATAAATTATGTAAATGCAAAATTTATTGCCGACGAAAAGGGTATAGTTTGCGAAGCTAACGAAATTCACAGCACAAGTATCAAAAACAAAGTTCGCGTTAAAATCGTAACCGACAAAGATGTCGCCACTATCGACGGAACGGTTTTTGATGAGAGTGAAGGTCGCATTATCAACATAAACGGCTTTAAAACCGACTTCAAGCCAAAAGGCAAAATGATAGTTTTCAAAAATACCGATGTTCCGGGCGTTATCGCTAACATTAGCCGAATTTTGGCTGATGCAAAAATCAATATCGCTGATTTCCGTTTGGGTCGTGGCGAAGACGGCAACGCACTGGCTGTTATCTTGGTCGATCAAGATATAACAAAAGAGATATTAGATAAGCTTGGTGCGTTAGAAGCGTGTTTGATGGTTCGATACGCTGTTTTATAA